In a genomic window of Quercus lobata isolate SW786 chromosome 4, ValleyOak3.0 Primary Assembly, whole genome shotgun sequence:
- the LOC115988055 gene encoding probable E3 ubiquitin-protein ligase XERICO: MGLSSLPAPSEGVLCILLVNTALSISIVKGIVRTILHIVGIHLTSASASPSSTDSTQNPPESFEYCNTSESYIEEFKNRTPAIRFDTVCSYKQPEHECSVCLNQFEPESEINQLSCGHLFHKVCLGKWLDYWNITCPLCRTPLLPEEEATCLW; encoded by the coding sequence ATGGGTCTCTCAAGCCTCCCAGCCCCATCCGAGGGAGTACTGTGTATACTTCTGGTAAACACTGCCCTATCCATCTCAATTGTCAAAGGCATAGTCCGAACCATCCTTCATATTGTTGGTATCCATCTTACATCAGCATCGGCTTCACCCTCATCAACAGATTCTACTCAAAACCCCCCAGAGTCATTCGAATACTGTAATACTTCTGAGAGTTACATTGAGGAGTTCAAGAACCGGACCCCAGCTATTCGGTTTGATACAGTGTGTAGCTATAAACAGCCAGAACACGAATGCTCGGTTTGCTTGAATCAGTTTGAACCTGAATCAGAGATAAACCAATTGTCTTGTGGCCATCTTTTTCATAAAGTATGCTTGGGTAAGTGGCTGGACTATTGGAACATTACATGTCCTCTCTGTAGGACTCCCTTATTGCCTGAGGAAGAAGCAACTTGCCTTTGGTGA
- the LOC115984298 gene encoding ribonuclease E/G-like protein, chloroplastic isoform X1 — protein sequence MAEVEAHVGSFRFSSSFMDLLHLRRPFSSSSSSWLLRSHTSLSPYICHHIPFGNMFRFTLCIGSFNSFRRSPIMAIKKGKLNHTLKESCNVVWTIEADLRAGQLLYITGDPVVFGCWEPEMAILMSPTEHANLWKAEVQLACGVNFKYNYFIKGETQPFCDIIWRPGPDFSLSVPQPLEQDKNVVVRDLWMRYDAKRHPAQVWDSWIEETYLPIKPLISAPARDEYEIVKCLESDSIESKPFFNDLTIKDILYYKSEDTMSVTADSSSFDKIFTERDQPVEEPWLFPSPLLFPVSEDKMQSDASKSIDTVKDDVTKMEDTRNLLPVEESNLVSKEPISTVILINSSICTMQRIAVLEDGKLVELLLEPVKTNVQCDSVYLGVVTKLVPHMGGAFVNIGNSRPSLMDIKQNREPFIFPPFRLRTKKQEVNGSVIGTLEEHPAAHDIVVNGDSTEVNSQDDFVQSMHNDYEELEVEDDFDVSEVLKDNVNGSIVDYDEAEADYEDYLDQSEHHIESETINGSLAADINGSNDSQISHLQHKKDSRHTFTNEKKWAQVRKGTKIVVQVVKEGLGTKGPTLTAYPKLRSRFWILITRCNRIGVSKKISGVERTRLKVIAKTLQPQGFGLTVRTVAAGRSLEELHRDLDGLLSTWKNIMEHAKSAALAADEGVEGAIPIILHTAMGQTLSVVQDYFNNQVRRMVVDSPRTYHEVTNYLQEIAPDLCDRVELYDKRIPLFSEFDIEDEINNILSKRVPLTNGGSLVIEQTEALVSIDVNGGHGVFGHGTSQEKAVLDVNLAAAKQIAKELRLRDIGGIIVVDFIDMTDDSNKRLVYEEVKKAVERDRSMVKVSELSRHGLMEITRKRVRPSVTFMISEPCTCCHATGRVEALETSFSKIEQEICRLLATMDQKEDTGNPKSWPKFILRVDHHMSNYLTSGRRTRLAILSSSLKVWILLKVARGFTRGAFEVKPFTDDKANKNQHQATISRLRSAETTTNNSGKKVTLIPVKKWKTSGK from the exons ATGGCTGAAGTTGAAGCTCATGTTGGGTCCTTCAGGTTCAGCAGCAGCTTCATGGACCTTCTTCACCTCCGTAGacccttctcttcttcttcctcctcctgGCTTCTCCGCTCTCACACCTCTTTGTCTCC GTATATATGCCACCACATACCCTTTGGAAATATGTTCAGATTCACACTATGTATAGGGAGTTTTAATTCTTTCAGAAGATCCCCAATAATGGCTATAAAGAAAG GAAAATTAAACCATACTTTGAAAGAATCATGCAATGTTGTCTGGACTATAGAAGCTGATTTGAGGGCTGGTCAGCTTCTGTACATAACTGGGGATCCTGTTGTATTTGGCTGCTGGGAACCAGAGATGGCTATACTAATGTCTCCAACTGAACATGCAAACTTATGGAAGGCTGAAGTCCAG TTGGCTTGCGGTGTAAATTTCAAGTATAATTACTTTATAAAGGGAGAAACACAGCCTTTTTGTGACATCATTTGGAGACCTGGTCCTGATTTTTCTCTCTCAGTACCTCAACCTCTTGAACAAGATAAAAACGTTGTAGTGAGGGACTTATGGATGAGGTATGATGCCAAAAGGCATCCAGCTCAAGTATGGGATTCATGGATAGAGGAGACATATCTTCCCATAAAACCTTTAATATCAGCTCCAGCCAGAG ATGAATATGAGATAGTGAAATGCCTTGAAAGTGACTCAATAGAGTCAAAGCCATTCTTCAATGATCTCACAATCAAGGATATATTGTACTATAAAAGTGAGGATACCATGAGTGTCACAGCTGATAGCTCaagttttgataaaattttcacTGAAAGAGATCAGCCTGTTGAGGAACCCTGGTTATTCCCATCACCTCTCCTTTTTCCTGTGTCTGAGGATAAAATGCAGTCTGATGCATCCAAAAGTATTGACACTGTAAAAGATGATGTGACCAAGATGGAAGATACTAGAAATTTGTTGCCTGTAGAAGAGAGTAATCTTGTTTCGAAGGAACCCATTTCTACTGTTATTCTGATTAACTCTTCAATATGCACCATGCAAAGGATTGCTGTACTGGAAGATGGGAAATTGGTTGAGTTATTACTGGAACCAGTTAAAACTAATGTGCAGTGTGATAGCGTGTATCTAGGAGTGGTCACAAAACTTGTTCCCCATATGGGAGGTGCTTTTGTTAATATTGGAAATTCTCGACCCTCTCTTATGGACATCAAGCAAAACAGGGAACCATTTATATTCCCTCCATTTCGCCTAAGGACAAAGAAACAAGAAGTCAATGGTTCTGTTATTGGAACCCTTGAGGAGCACCCAGCTGCTCATGATATTGTAGTCAATGGTGATAGTACAGAAGTCAACTCTCAGGATGATTTTGTACAATCAATGCACAATGACTATGAGGAACTTGAAGTTGAGGATGATTTTGATGTTTCAGAAGTTCTTAAGGACAATGTAAATGGTAGTATAGTCGATTATGATGAAGCGGAAGCTGATTATGAGGACTACTTGGATCAAAGTGAACATCATATTGAAAGTGAAACCATCAATGGTTCCCTTGCTGCTGACATAAATGGTTCAAATGATTCGCAAATTTCTCATCTCCAACATAAGAAGGATTCTAGGCATACTTTCACTAACGAAAAGAAGTGGGCCCAGGTTCGGAAAGGCACCAAAATTGTTGTACAAGTTGTCAAAGAGGGATTGGGTACAAAAGGTCCCACACTAACCGCTTATCCAAAATTAAGAAGCAGATTCTGG ATACTGATAACTCGTTGCAATAGAAttggagtttcaaaaaaaatttctggtgTTGAGCGTACACGCTTAAAAGTCATAGCAAAAACTTTGCAGCCTCAGGGTTTTGGTCTAACTGTAAGGACTGTTGCTGCTGGTCGGTCTTTAGAGGAATTGCACAGGGACTTGGATGGTTTGCTTTCAACTTGGAAAAATATAATGGAACATGCAAAATCTGCAGCCCTTGCTGCAGACGAAGGTGTTGAAGGGGCCATTCCCATTATTCTCCATACAGCAATGGGTCAAACACTCTCAGTTGTCCAGGATTATTTTAACAATCAG GTTCGAAGAATGGTAGTTGACTCACCAAGAACATATCATGAG GTTACCAATTACCTCCAGGAAATTGCTCCTGATCTTTGTGATCGAGTAGAGTTATACGATAAAAGAATACCTCTTTTTAGTGAATTTGACATTGAAGACGAGATCAATAATATCCTCAGTAAAAG GGTTCCTCTTACTAATGGAGGTTCTCTTGTGATTGAACAAACTGAGGCATTAGTCTCTATCGATGTTAATGGGGGACATGGGGTGTTTGGTCATGGGACTTCACAGGAGAAAGCTGTTCTAGATGTCAACCTTGCAGCTGCAAAACAA ATTGCAAAGGAGTTACGCCTGAGGGACATTGGTGGCATTATTGTAGTAGATTTCATTGATATGACAGATGACT CAAACAAGAGATTGGTCTATGAAGAAGTTAAGAAGGCTGTAGAGAGAGACAGGTCGATGGTGAAAGTATCTGAATTATCTAGGCATGGACTTATGGAAATAACAAGAAAAAGG GTTCGACCTAGTGTGACATTTATGATCAGTGAGCCATGCACATGCTGTCATGCAACCGGAAGAGTTGAAGCTTTAGAGACCTCCTTTTCGAAAATTGAACAAGAAATTTGTCGATTGCTA GCAACGATGGATCAGAAAGAAGACACTGGAAACCCCAAGTCCTGGCCAAAGTTTATTTTGAGGGTTGACCATCACATGAGTAACTATTTAACTTCAGGGAGACGGACAAGGCTTGCAATCTTGAGTAGCTCCCTCAAAGTTTGGATACTTCTAAAG GTTGCTAGAGGTTTCACCAGGGGAGCATTTGAAGTGAAACCATTTACAGATGATAAGGCAAACAAAAACCAGCATCAAGCCACCATTTCTAGGTTAAGGTCAGCGGAGACCACGACTAACAATTCCGGCAAAAAAGTCACCCTCATTCCAGTCAAAAAATGGAAGACCAGTGGAAAGTGA
- the LOC115984298 gene encoding ribonuclease E/G-like protein, chloroplastic isoform X2, translating into MFRFTLCIGSFNSFRRSPIMAIKKGKLNHTLKESCNVVWTIEADLRAGQLLYITGDPVVFGCWEPEMAILMSPTEHANLWKAEVQLACGVNFKYNYFIKGETQPFCDIIWRPGPDFSLSVPQPLEQDKNVVVRDLWMRYDAKRHPAQVWDSWIEETYLPIKPLISAPARDEYEIVKCLESDSIESKPFFNDLTIKDILYYKSEDTMSVTADSSSFDKIFTERDQPVEEPWLFPSPLLFPVSEDKMQSDASKSIDTVKDDVTKMEDTRNLLPVEESNLVSKEPISTVILINSSICTMQRIAVLEDGKLVELLLEPVKTNVQCDSVYLGVVTKLVPHMGGAFVNIGNSRPSLMDIKQNREPFIFPPFRLRTKKQEVNGSVIGTLEEHPAAHDIVVNGDSTEVNSQDDFVQSMHNDYEELEVEDDFDVSEVLKDNVNGSIVDYDEAEADYEDYLDQSEHHIESETINGSLAADINGSNDSQISHLQHKKDSRHTFTNEKKWAQVRKGTKIVVQVVKEGLGTKGPTLTAYPKLRSRFWILITRCNRIGVSKKISGVERTRLKVIAKTLQPQGFGLTVRTVAAGRSLEELHRDLDGLLSTWKNIMEHAKSAALAADEGVEGAIPIILHTAMGQTLSVVQDYFNNQVRRMVVDSPRTYHEVTNYLQEIAPDLCDRVELYDKRIPLFSEFDIEDEINNILSKRVPLTNGGSLVIEQTEALVSIDVNGGHGVFGHGTSQEKAVLDVNLAAAKQIAKELRLRDIGGIIVVDFIDMTDDSNKRLVYEEVKKAVERDRSMVKVSELSRHGLMEITRKRVRPSVTFMISEPCTCCHATGRVEALETSFSKIEQEICRLLATMDQKEDTGNPKSWPKFILRVDHHMSNYLTSGRRTRLAILSSSLKVWILLKVARGFTRGAFEVKPFTDDKANKNQHQATISRLRSAETTTNNSGKKVTLIPVKKWKTSGK; encoded by the exons ATGTTCAGATTCACACTATGTATAGGGAGTTTTAATTCTTTCAGAAGATCCCCAATAATGGCTATAAAGAAAG GAAAATTAAACCATACTTTGAAAGAATCATGCAATGTTGTCTGGACTATAGAAGCTGATTTGAGGGCTGGTCAGCTTCTGTACATAACTGGGGATCCTGTTGTATTTGGCTGCTGGGAACCAGAGATGGCTATACTAATGTCTCCAACTGAACATGCAAACTTATGGAAGGCTGAAGTCCAG TTGGCTTGCGGTGTAAATTTCAAGTATAATTACTTTATAAAGGGAGAAACACAGCCTTTTTGTGACATCATTTGGAGACCTGGTCCTGATTTTTCTCTCTCAGTACCTCAACCTCTTGAACAAGATAAAAACGTTGTAGTGAGGGACTTATGGATGAGGTATGATGCCAAAAGGCATCCAGCTCAAGTATGGGATTCATGGATAGAGGAGACATATCTTCCCATAAAACCTTTAATATCAGCTCCAGCCAGAG ATGAATATGAGATAGTGAAATGCCTTGAAAGTGACTCAATAGAGTCAAAGCCATTCTTCAATGATCTCACAATCAAGGATATATTGTACTATAAAAGTGAGGATACCATGAGTGTCACAGCTGATAGCTCaagttttgataaaattttcacTGAAAGAGATCAGCCTGTTGAGGAACCCTGGTTATTCCCATCACCTCTCCTTTTTCCTGTGTCTGAGGATAAAATGCAGTCTGATGCATCCAAAAGTATTGACACTGTAAAAGATGATGTGACCAAGATGGAAGATACTAGAAATTTGTTGCCTGTAGAAGAGAGTAATCTTGTTTCGAAGGAACCCATTTCTACTGTTATTCTGATTAACTCTTCAATATGCACCATGCAAAGGATTGCTGTACTGGAAGATGGGAAATTGGTTGAGTTATTACTGGAACCAGTTAAAACTAATGTGCAGTGTGATAGCGTGTATCTAGGAGTGGTCACAAAACTTGTTCCCCATATGGGAGGTGCTTTTGTTAATATTGGAAATTCTCGACCCTCTCTTATGGACATCAAGCAAAACAGGGAACCATTTATATTCCCTCCATTTCGCCTAAGGACAAAGAAACAAGAAGTCAATGGTTCTGTTATTGGAACCCTTGAGGAGCACCCAGCTGCTCATGATATTGTAGTCAATGGTGATAGTACAGAAGTCAACTCTCAGGATGATTTTGTACAATCAATGCACAATGACTATGAGGAACTTGAAGTTGAGGATGATTTTGATGTTTCAGAAGTTCTTAAGGACAATGTAAATGGTAGTATAGTCGATTATGATGAAGCGGAAGCTGATTATGAGGACTACTTGGATCAAAGTGAACATCATATTGAAAGTGAAACCATCAATGGTTCCCTTGCTGCTGACATAAATGGTTCAAATGATTCGCAAATTTCTCATCTCCAACATAAGAAGGATTCTAGGCATACTTTCACTAACGAAAAGAAGTGGGCCCAGGTTCGGAAAGGCACCAAAATTGTTGTACAAGTTGTCAAAGAGGGATTGGGTACAAAAGGTCCCACACTAACCGCTTATCCAAAATTAAGAAGCAGATTCTGG ATACTGATAACTCGTTGCAATAGAAttggagtttcaaaaaaaatttctggtgTTGAGCGTACACGCTTAAAAGTCATAGCAAAAACTTTGCAGCCTCAGGGTTTTGGTCTAACTGTAAGGACTGTTGCTGCTGGTCGGTCTTTAGAGGAATTGCACAGGGACTTGGATGGTTTGCTTTCAACTTGGAAAAATATAATGGAACATGCAAAATCTGCAGCCCTTGCTGCAGACGAAGGTGTTGAAGGGGCCATTCCCATTATTCTCCATACAGCAATGGGTCAAACACTCTCAGTTGTCCAGGATTATTTTAACAATCAG GTTCGAAGAATGGTAGTTGACTCACCAAGAACATATCATGAG GTTACCAATTACCTCCAGGAAATTGCTCCTGATCTTTGTGATCGAGTAGAGTTATACGATAAAAGAATACCTCTTTTTAGTGAATTTGACATTGAAGACGAGATCAATAATATCCTCAGTAAAAG GGTTCCTCTTACTAATGGAGGTTCTCTTGTGATTGAACAAACTGAGGCATTAGTCTCTATCGATGTTAATGGGGGACATGGGGTGTTTGGTCATGGGACTTCACAGGAGAAAGCTGTTCTAGATGTCAACCTTGCAGCTGCAAAACAA ATTGCAAAGGAGTTACGCCTGAGGGACATTGGTGGCATTATTGTAGTAGATTTCATTGATATGACAGATGACT CAAACAAGAGATTGGTCTATGAAGAAGTTAAGAAGGCTGTAGAGAGAGACAGGTCGATGGTGAAAGTATCTGAATTATCTAGGCATGGACTTATGGAAATAACAAGAAAAAGG GTTCGACCTAGTGTGACATTTATGATCAGTGAGCCATGCACATGCTGTCATGCAACCGGAAGAGTTGAAGCTTTAGAGACCTCCTTTTCGAAAATTGAACAAGAAATTTGTCGATTGCTA GCAACGATGGATCAGAAAGAAGACACTGGAAACCCCAAGTCCTGGCCAAAGTTTATTTTGAGGGTTGACCATCACATGAGTAACTATTTAACTTCAGGGAGACGGACAAGGCTTGCAATCTTGAGTAGCTCCCTCAAAGTTTGGATACTTCTAAAG GTTGCTAGAGGTTTCACCAGGGGAGCATTTGAAGTGAAACCATTTACAGATGATAAGGCAAACAAAAACCAGCATCAAGCCACCATTTCTAGGTTAAGGTCAGCGGAGACCACGACTAACAATTCCGGCAAAAAAGTCACCCTCATTCCAGTCAAAAAATGGAAGACCAGTGGAAAGTGA
- the LOC115984298 gene encoding ribonuclease E/G-like protein, chloroplastic isoform X3, whose protein sequence is MGFMDRGDISSHKTFNISSSQSGLTDEYEIVKCLESDSIESKPFFNDLTIKDILYYKSEDTMSVTADSSSFDKIFTERDQPVEEPWLFPSPLLFPVSEDKMQSDASKSIDTVKDDVTKMEDTRNLLPVEESNLVSKEPISTVILINSSICTMQRIAVLEDGKLVELLLEPVKTNVQCDSVYLGVVTKLVPHMGGAFVNIGNSRPSLMDIKQNREPFIFPPFRLRTKKQEVNGSVIGTLEEHPAAHDIVVNGDSTEVNSQDDFVQSMHNDYEELEVEDDFDVSEVLKDNVNGSIVDYDEAEADYEDYLDQSEHHIESETINGSLAADINGSNDSQISHLQHKKDSRHTFTNEKKWAQVRKGTKIVVQVVKEGLGTKGPTLTAYPKLRSRFWILITRCNRIGVSKKISGVERTRLKVIAKTLQPQGFGLTVRTVAAGRSLEELHRDLDGLLSTWKNIMEHAKSAALAADEGVEGAIPIILHTAMGQTLSVVQDYFNNQVRRMVVDSPRTYHEVTNYLQEIAPDLCDRVELYDKRIPLFSEFDIEDEINNILSKRVPLTNGGSLVIEQTEALVSIDVNGGHGVFGHGTSQEKAVLDVNLAAAKQIAKELRLRDIGGIIVVDFIDMTDDSNKRLVYEEVKKAVERDRSMVKVSELSRHGLMEITRKRVRPSVTFMISEPCTCCHATGRVEALETSFSKIEQEICRLLATMDQKEDTGNPKSWPKFILRVDHHMSNYLTSGRRTRLAILSSSLKVWILLKVARGFTRGAFEVKPFTDDKANKNQHQATISRLRSAETTTNNSGKKVTLIPVKKWKTSGK, encoded by the exons ATGGGATTCATGGATAGAGGAGACATATCTTCCCATAAAACCTTTAATATCAGCTCCAGCCAGAG TGGTTTGACAGATGAATATGAGATAGTGAAATGCCTTGAAAGTGACTCAATAGAGTCAAAGCCATTCTTCAATGATCTCACAATCAAGGATATATTGTACTATAAAAGTGAGGATACCATGAGTGTCACAGCTGATAGCTCaagttttgataaaattttcacTGAAAGAGATCAGCCTGTTGAGGAACCCTGGTTATTCCCATCACCTCTCCTTTTTCCTGTGTCTGAGGATAAAATGCAGTCTGATGCATCCAAAAGTATTGACACTGTAAAAGATGATGTGACCAAGATGGAAGATACTAGAAATTTGTTGCCTGTAGAAGAGAGTAATCTTGTTTCGAAGGAACCCATTTCTACTGTTATTCTGATTAACTCTTCAATATGCACCATGCAAAGGATTGCTGTACTGGAAGATGGGAAATTGGTTGAGTTATTACTGGAACCAGTTAAAACTAATGTGCAGTGTGATAGCGTGTATCTAGGAGTGGTCACAAAACTTGTTCCCCATATGGGAGGTGCTTTTGTTAATATTGGAAATTCTCGACCCTCTCTTATGGACATCAAGCAAAACAGGGAACCATTTATATTCCCTCCATTTCGCCTAAGGACAAAGAAACAAGAAGTCAATGGTTCTGTTATTGGAACCCTTGAGGAGCACCCAGCTGCTCATGATATTGTAGTCAATGGTGATAGTACAGAAGTCAACTCTCAGGATGATTTTGTACAATCAATGCACAATGACTATGAGGAACTTGAAGTTGAGGATGATTTTGATGTTTCAGAAGTTCTTAAGGACAATGTAAATGGTAGTATAGTCGATTATGATGAAGCGGAAGCTGATTATGAGGACTACTTGGATCAAAGTGAACATCATATTGAAAGTGAAACCATCAATGGTTCCCTTGCTGCTGACATAAATGGTTCAAATGATTCGCAAATTTCTCATCTCCAACATAAGAAGGATTCTAGGCATACTTTCACTAACGAAAAGAAGTGGGCCCAGGTTCGGAAAGGCACCAAAATTGTTGTACAAGTTGTCAAAGAGGGATTGGGTACAAAAGGTCCCACACTAACCGCTTATCCAAAATTAAGAAGCAGATTCTGG ATACTGATAACTCGTTGCAATAGAAttggagtttcaaaaaaaatttctggtgTTGAGCGTACACGCTTAAAAGTCATAGCAAAAACTTTGCAGCCTCAGGGTTTTGGTCTAACTGTAAGGACTGTTGCTGCTGGTCGGTCTTTAGAGGAATTGCACAGGGACTTGGATGGTTTGCTTTCAACTTGGAAAAATATAATGGAACATGCAAAATCTGCAGCCCTTGCTGCAGACGAAGGTGTTGAAGGGGCCATTCCCATTATTCTCCATACAGCAATGGGTCAAACACTCTCAGTTGTCCAGGATTATTTTAACAATCAG GTTCGAAGAATGGTAGTTGACTCACCAAGAACATATCATGAG GTTACCAATTACCTCCAGGAAATTGCTCCTGATCTTTGTGATCGAGTAGAGTTATACGATAAAAGAATACCTCTTTTTAGTGAATTTGACATTGAAGACGAGATCAATAATATCCTCAGTAAAAG GGTTCCTCTTACTAATGGAGGTTCTCTTGTGATTGAACAAACTGAGGCATTAGTCTCTATCGATGTTAATGGGGGACATGGGGTGTTTGGTCATGGGACTTCACAGGAGAAAGCTGTTCTAGATGTCAACCTTGCAGCTGCAAAACAA ATTGCAAAGGAGTTACGCCTGAGGGACATTGGTGGCATTATTGTAGTAGATTTCATTGATATGACAGATGACT CAAACAAGAGATTGGTCTATGAAGAAGTTAAGAAGGCTGTAGAGAGAGACAGGTCGATGGTGAAAGTATCTGAATTATCTAGGCATGGACTTATGGAAATAACAAGAAAAAGG GTTCGACCTAGTGTGACATTTATGATCAGTGAGCCATGCACATGCTGTCATGCAACCGGAAGAGTTGAAGCTTTAGAGACCTCCTTTTCGAAAATTGAACAAGAAATTTGTCGATTGCTA GCAACGATGGATCAGAAAGAAGACACTGGAAACCCCAAGTCCTGGCCAAAGTTTATTTTGAGGGTTGACCATCACATGAGTAACTATTTAACTTCAGGGAGACGGACAAGGCTTGCAATCTTGAGTAGCTCCCTCAAAGTTTGGATACTTCTAAAG GTTGCTAGAGGTTTCACCAGGGGAGCATTTGAAGTGAAACCATTTACAGATGATAAGGCAAACAAAAACCAGCATCAAGCCACCATTTCTAGGTTAAGGTCAGCGGAGACCACGACTAACAATTCCGGCAAAAAAGTCACCCTCATTCCAGTCAAAAAATGGAAGACCAGTGGAAAGTGA